In one window of Myxococcus virescens DNA:
- a CDS encoding Ig-like domain-containing protein yields the protein MPDDSPCAAGCSSGTVCDESADNGRGVCVQCLSDAQCGGDTPVCDITSKSCKTCLEGADGSAQGCLTGQVCNAGGNGGLGVCEGCGTNAECAEGTPQCKPGTPGVCVECLESSHCASAAQPVCSDNNVCGCTESAQCGGETPLCDTARDNGQGECVECIDNSQCTAQQRCNAAGRCEALTGLDEANAQIATFHAAPTGDLPEPLSLHGAFVTAITPDTAEPRGFFVQATAEGPALFVSHSDAVQVAVGDRVSFKVLTKLLQSGNTAADYKLDTASVISDFQKLSSGHPVRKLAADGGLVTHVTDDAVANLDQYESRLVRVTGKVTTTAGTGKQAGIGFKIAQFAMDGTPLTGGMGPRLRMPTELADLVGVGLNCRVSVESGVMWRYDDATNTPNPQTPYYPMPLVTAFSLSDFSVDCSETAVTLKVQTVVPLSPTQLRVTFEPGIDPGTLADVATQFTFGDSGLTASAYTLDGKTLVLTTTAQEPGTQYTLSVDPSVKSYTGVSVSGTATFKGYRVPALLIINEVNPNITTGVSATNNRDLIELKAVTAGAIEGITLTEEATSVSRLATLPDVTVAAGDLIVIHFRPNSAELAAGNDTLSKDEKTYETFYPGAWDVVTGTSSHPTFNDRLLRLANPQGDTQDVVAFSHKSMTTARPANYPVVLRAAQEEGHWRPVDCRGETATPVPCAYDSAPLTALDVSVDWGVVEENTQSVFRHQGANTRSMADWAVSAASSFGEENPARP from the coding sequence GTGCCCGACGACTCGCCCTGCGCGGCAGGATGTAGCAGCGGCACCGTGTGCGACGAGTCGGCGGACAACGGACGTGGCGTGTGCGTCCAGTGCTTGAGCGACGCGCAGTGCGGCGGTGATACGCCTGTCTGTGACATCACCAGCAAGAGCTGCAAGACGTGTCTCGAGGGCGCCGATGGCAGCGCCCAGGGCTGTCTGACGGGACAGGTCTGCAACGCCGGCGGCAACGGCGGTCTCGGCGTGTGCGAGGGCTGCGGCACCAACGCCGAGTGTGCCGAGGGCACGCCGCAGTGCAAGCCCGGGACCCCGGGCGTGTGCGTGGAGTGCCTGGAGAGCAGCCACTGCGCCAGCGCCGCCCAGCCGGTGTGCAGTGACAACAACGTGTGCGGCTGCACCGAGAGCGCGCAGTGCGGTGGTGAGACGCCACTGTGCGACACCGCTCGGGACAACGGGCAGGGCGAGTGCGTGGAGTGCATCGACAACAGCCAGTGCACCGCGCAGCAGCGCTGCAACGCCGCTGGGCGGTGCGAGGCGCTGACGGGGCTCGACGAGGCGAACGCGCAGATTGCCACCTTCCACGCGGCCCCCACGGGCGACCTGCCCGAGCCGCTGTCCCTCCATGGCGCCTTCGTCACCGCCATCACCCCGGATACCGCTGAGCCCCGCGGCTTCTTCGTGCAGGCCACGGCGGAAGGTCCCGCGTTGTTCGTCAGCCACTCCGACGCGGTGCAGGTGGCCGTGGGGGACCGGGTCTCCTTCAAGGTGCTCACGAAGCTCCTCCAGTCCGGCAACACCGCCGCGGATTACAAGCTGGACACCGCGAGCGTCATCTCCGACTTCCAGAAGCTGAGCTCGGGTCACCCCGTGCGGAAGCTCGCGGCGGACGGCGGCCTGGTGACGCACGTCACCGACGACGCGGTGGCGAACCTCGACCAATATGAGAGCCGGCTCGTCCGGGTGACCGGCAAGGTGACCACCACGGCGGGCACCGGCAAGCAGGCGGGCATTGGCTTCAAGATCGCGCAGTTCGCGATGGACGGGACCCCGCTCACGGGCGGCATGGGGCCGCGGCTGCGCATGCCCACCGAGCTTGCGGACCTCGTCGGTGTCGGGCTGAACTGCCGGGTCTCCGTTGAGTCGGGCGTGATGTGGCGCTACGACGACGCGACCAACACCCCCAATCCCCAGACGCCGTATTACCCCATGCCCCTGGTGACGGCCTTCTCGCTGTCGGACTTCTCGGTGGACTGCTCGGAAACGGCGGTCACCCTGAAGGTGCAGACCGTGGTCCCGCTGTCGCCCACGCAGTTGAGGGTAACGTTCGAGCCCGGCATCGACCCGGGGACCCTCGCGGACGTGGCGACCCAGTTCACCTTCGGCGACAGCGGGCTGACCGCCTCGGCCTACACCCTCGACGGGAAGACCCTGGTGCTCACCACGACCGCCCAGGAGCCCGGCACGCAGTACACGCTGTCGGTGGACCCGTCGGTGAAGAGCTACACCGGCGTCAGCGTGAGTGGGACGGCCACCTTCAAGGGCTACCGGGTGCCGGCGCTGCTCATCATCAACGAGGTGAACCCGAACATCACCACGGGCGTCTCCGCGACGAACAACCGCGACCTCATCGAGCTCAAGGCCGTGACGGCAGGGGCCATCGAGGGCATCACGCTCACCGAGGAGGCCACCAGCGTGTCCCGGCTGGCGACCCTGCCGGACGTGACGGTGGCCGCGGGCGACCTCATCGTCATCCACTTCCGTCCGAACTCGGCCGAGCTCGCTGCGGGCAATGACACCCTGTCCAAGGACGAGAAGACGTACGAGACGTTCTACCCGGGGGCGTGGGATGTCGTGACGGGGACCAGCAGCCATCCGACCTTCAATGACCGCCTGCTGCGCCTCGCGAATCCGCAGGGCGACACGCAGGACGTGGTGGCCTTCTCCCACAAGAGCATGACCACCGCCCGTCCGGCCAACTACCCCGTCGTCCTCCGGGCGGCCCAGGAGGAGGGGCACTGGCGTCCGGTGGACTGCCGCGGTGAGACGGCCACCCCGGTGCCCTGCGCCTACGACAGCGCTCCGCTGACGGCGCTCGACGTCTCGGTGGACTGGGGCGTGGTGGAGGAGAACACCCAGAGCGTGTTCCGCCATCAGGGCGCCAACACCCGCTCGATGGCGGACTGGGCCGTCTCGGCGGCGTCCAGCTTCGGCGAGGAGAACCCGGCCCGGCCGTAG
- a CDS encoding myxosortase-dependent M36 family metallopeptidase: MHLRKQWLTHVLLASCLGTSASAAPRSNFDAFLARPGSTPLAVADAQAHARGLRVEHTETRLGVPSVLWSMQSGPGLETAARAGTRPEDAARAYLGQVADLYRLKREDVSAAPLQAVHQTGKGAVIVTFRQAVEGVEVFRSEVKVVMTQALAPVAVTGYLAPSELTLAARQRTGANAFQRSAADAVAAAYSDQSGTPLGAHAFIAVDSRGGYTLFDFEPGVRTVMPGQLVVPARAKKVFFTLPDGLRPAWYVEVNAGPKSSKDSDYTSYVISAVDGAVLFRNDLRAHAAENTYRYTVWAETAAPYRPFDGPQGSAGSPFPRQELDGYDAPLDVPPNVVELRNSPFSRNDPWLPANATQTVGNNVDAYVDLVAPDGYQPGADLRADITGERAFNYVYDPHRAPGSSIEQMKASVVNLFFINNFLHDWYYDAGFDEASGNAQMQNFGRGGIEGDPLRVEGQDYNGRNNANMATPADGISPRMQMYVFDGMPILQVTAPASLARGYVNGDSRFGAQEYTLDGPVQVLAPTGRTLGCTPFESGTFAGHVALLDRGACDFVTKALNAQDAGAIAVLVANTNAGEGPLSMSGDDARVTVPVASISRETADLWKAEVAANASPLQVRLHRSKDLDRDGTLDNTIIAHEWGHYISNRLIGNASGLTNNQGRSMGEGWADVHALLMMVREGDDYARGAYAVGGYVSGGGGGDGYYYGVRRAPYATAPTLASSRNALTFRHIENGNPLPTSHPLAYGQAGLGNSAVHSSGEVWASMLWECYVSLLQAHPFQEAQDRMKRYLVAGYKATPVSPTFLEARDALLAVTAASDPADYQRFLQAFAKRGAGMGAKAPDRDSMDHVGVVESFAAGNVIEVTSLRLDDSLVDCDRDGVLDVGETGLLRVSVRNVGSGSLGSFSGTVSTTSSTATLEFPSGNTLTFSAMGRAGTATATLPVRLAAAQPNAHAGLRITFDEPSLPASASSTTFDPRVNYDEVPGATAEDDFEGALSSWTSSTWLNPYGEADWKVQGPEGGRYMHAPNPAVQADLFLTSPWLKVNETGAFTFSFRYRHSFESDIYTGGSIFPYYDGAVLEFTHDGLQWFDIAAMGVASIYSIDPTDGSAGYIEQGPNPLMYRNAWVGQNVTQENGRTVRFPEWSTAELRLADMLAGKNVQFRFRIGTDTAVGAYGFDLDDVRFTNVERLPFGGRVDEQGDGTTCNQRPVANAGRDLGSPSAPVYERARNAETGALELVRHTLDGTASYDPEGQPLTYHWTQVSGPAVTLVDADTATPSFTADVPDDSILTFQLVVRDGLETSAAHLVRAWVLNVNRAPTAVVTAPAEVAEFSSEPVTLDARGSSDPDGAALTYKWTQTSGPTVALKGSSGATPSFKVPEVAADTQLTFTLVVNDGKAQSNKATVAVTVRNVDRAPVAEAGSEQVVDPLATASLSATAVDPDGDALTWTWRQVEGPAVELQGADTATPSFTAPEVRAETVLRFEAIASANGLSSAPMTATVTVRHANKAPQALPRLVGDARPGAQVTLDASASSAPDGDALTFGWKQVAGPSVTLSASTGEKVTFRAPEAKQAVTLHFELTATDARGGASTAVLGVTVQPASSGSSGGCSSTGGSSPGLLLSLFGLLAGAVRTRRRA; encoded by the coding sequence ATGCATCTCAGGAAGCAGTGGCTCACCCATGTCCTGCTGGCGTCATGTCTTGGCACCAGCGCCTCGGCCGCTCCACGGTCGAACTTCGACGCCTTCCTCGCGCGGCCCGGCAGCACGCCTCTCGCCGTGGCCGATGCGCAGGCCCATGCCCGCGGCCTGCGCGTCGAGCACACGGAGACACGGCTCGGCGTCCCCTCCGTCCTCTGGTCCATGCAGTCCGGCCCGGGCCTGGAGACCGCGGCCCGCGCAGGCACCCGTCCCGAGGACGCGGCGCGCGCCTACCTGGGCCAGGTCGCGGACCTCTACCGGCTGAAGCGAGAAGACGTCTCCGCCGCGCCGTTGCAGGCCGTACACCAGACGGGCAAGGGCGCCGTCATCGTGACCTTCCGCCAGGCGGTGGAGGGCGTGGAGGTGTTCCGCAGCGAGGTGAAGGTGGTGATGACGCAGGCGCTCGCGCCCGTGGCCGTCACGGGCTACCTGGCGCCGAGCGAGCTCACCCTCGCGGCCCGGCAACGCACCGGCGCGAACGCCTTCCAGCGCTCCGCGGCGGACGCCGTGGCGGCGGCGTACTCGGACCAGAGCGGCACCCCGCTGGGGGCGCACGCATTCATCGCCGTGGACTCCCGCGGCGGCTACACGCTGTTCGACTTCGAGCCCGGCGTGCGCACCGTGATGCCCGGCCAGCTCGTCGTTCCCGCGCGCGCGAAGAAGGTCTTCTTCACCCTGCCCGACGGCCTGCGGCCCGCCTGGTACGTGGAGGTCAACGCGGGCCCCAAGAGCAGCAAGGACTCGGACTACACCTCCTACGTCATCTCGGCCGTGGACGGCGCCGTCCTCTTCCGCAATGACCTGCGTGCCCACGCCGCGGAGAACACGTACCGGTACACCGTCTGGGCGGAGACGGCCGCGCCGTACCGCCCGTTCGACGGCCCCCAGGGGTCCGCCGGCTCGCCCTTCCCCCGCCAGGAGCTGGACGGCTACGACGCCCCGCTGGACGTGCCGCCCAACGTCGTGGAGCTGCGGAACAGCCCCTTCTCGCGGAACGACCCGTGGCTGCCCGCCAACGCCACGCAGACCGTGGGCAACAACGTGGACGCCTACGTGGACCTGGTGGCGCCGGACGGCTACCAGCCCGGCGCGGACCTGCGCGCGGACATCACCGGTGAGCGCGCCTTCAACTACGTCTACGACCCCCACCGCGCCCCGGGCTCCAGCATCGAGCAGATGAAGGCCTCGGTGGTGAACCTCTTCTTCATCAACAACTTCCTGCACGACTGGTACTACGACGCGGGCTTCGACGAAGCCTCCGGCAACGCGCAGATGCAGAACTTCGGCCGTGGCGGCATCGAGGGTGACCCGCTGCGCGTCGAGGGGCAGGACTACAACGGCCGCAACAACGCCAACATGGCCACGCCGGCGGACGGCATCTCGCCCCGCATGCAGATGTACGTCTTCGACGGCATGCCCATCCTCCAGGTGACGGCCCCCGCATCGCTGGCCCGTGGCTACGTGAACGGGGACAGCCGCTTCGGGGCCCAGGAGTACACGCTGGACGGTCCGGTGCAGGTGCTCGCGCCCACGGGACGGACACTCGGCTGCACGCCCTTCGAGTCGGGCACGTTCGCCGGCCACGTGGCGCTGCTCGACCGCGGCGCCTGCGACTTCGTCACCAAGGCGCTGAACGCGCAGGACGCCGGCGCCATCGCGGTCCTCGTGGCCAACACCAATGCCGGTGAGGGCCCCCTCTCCATGAGCGGAGACGACGCGCGCGTCACCGTGCCCGTGGCCTCCATCTCTCGGGAGACGGCGGACCTCTGGAAGGCGGAGGTGGCCGCCAACGCGAGCCCCCTCCAGGTGCGCCTGCACCGCTCCAAGGACCTGGACCGTGACGGCACGCTCGACAACACCATCATCGCCCACGAGTGGGGCCACTACATCAGCAACCGCCTCATCGGTAACGCCAGCGGCCTCACCAACAACCAGGGCCGCTCCATGGGCGAAGGCTGGGCGGACGTGCACGCGCTGCTGATGATGGTGCGTGAAGGGGACGACTACGCGCGCGGCGCCTACGCCGTCGGCGGCTACGTTTCGGGCGGTGGCGGCGGCGACGGCTACTACTACGGCGTGCGCCGCGCGCCCTACGCCACCGCACCGACGCTGGCGTCGAGCCGCAACGCGCTGACCTTCCGGCACATCGAGAACGGCAATCCCCTGCCGACGAGCCACCCACTCGCCTACGGACAGGCGGGCCTCGGCAACTCCGCCGTGCACAGCAGCGGCGAGGTGTGGGCCTCCATGCTCTGGGAGTGCTACGTGTCGCTCCTCCAGGCCCACCCCTTCCAGGAGGCCCAGGACCGCATGAAGCGCTACCTGGTCGCCGGGTACAAGGCCACGCCCGTCTCCCCCACCTTCCTCGAAGCGCGCGACGCGCTGCTCGCGGTCACCGCCGCGAGCGACCCGGCCGACTACCAGCGCTTCCTCCAGGCCTTCGCTAAGCGCGGCGCCGGCATGGGCGCGAAGGCCCCGGACCGTGACTCCATGGACCACGTGGGCGTGGTGGAGAGCTTCGCCGCGGGCAACGTCATCGAGGTCACCTCCCTGCGGCTCGATGACTCCCTGGTGGACTGCGACCGGGACGGCGTGCTCGACGTAGGCGAGACGGGCCTGCTGCGAGTGAGCGTGCGCAACGTGGGCAGCGGTTCGCTGGGCTCCTTCTCCGGCACCGTCTCCACCACCAGCAGCACGGCCACGCTGGAGTTCCCCTCGGGCAACACCCTGACCTTCAGCGCCATGGGCCGCGCCGGCACGGCCACCGCCACCCTCCCGGTGAGGCTGGCCGCCGCGCAGCCGAACGCACACGCCGGCCTGCGCATCACCTTCGACGAGCCCTCGCTCCCCGCCAGCGCGAGCAGCACGACGTTTGACCCGCGGGTGAATTACGACGAAGTGCCCGGCGCGACGGCGGAGGACGACTTCGAGGGCGCCCTGTCCTCGTGGACCTCGTCCACGTGGCTCAACCCCTACGGCGAGGCGGACTGGAAGGTCCAGGGTCCGGAGGGCGGGCGCTACATGCACGCGCCCAACCCGGCGGTGCAGGCGGACCTGTTCCTCACCTCCCCGTGGCTGAAGGTGAATGAGACCGGCGCCTTCACGTTCAGCTTCCGCTACCGCCACTCGTTCGAGTCCGACATCTACACCGGCGGCTCCATCTTCCCGTACTACGACGGCGCCGTCCTCGAGTTCACCCACGACGGCCTGCAGTGGTTCGACATCGCCGCGATGGGCGTGGCCTCCATCTACTCCATCGACCCGACGGACGGCTCCGCGGGCTACATCGAGCAGGGGCCCAACCCGCTGATGTACCGCAACGCGTGGGTGGGCCAGAACGTCACGCAGGAGAACGGCAGGACGGTGCGCTTCCCGGAGTGGTCCACCGCCGAGCTGCGGCTGGCGGACATGCTCGCCGGAAAGAACGTCCAGTTCCGCTTCCGCATCGGCACCGACACCGCGGTGGGCGCGTACGGCTTCGACCTGGACGACGTGCGCTTCACCAACGTGGAGCGCCTGCCCTTCGGCGGCCGGGTGGACGAGCAGGGCGACGGCACCACCTGCAACCAGCGGCCGGTGGCCAACGCCGGGCGTGACCTCGGCAGCCCCAGCGCCCCGGTGTACGAACGCGCGAGGAACGCCGAGACGGGGGCACTGGAGCTCGTGCGCCACACGCTGGACGGCACCGCCAGCTATGACCCGGAGGGCCAGCCCCTCACCTACCACTGGACGCAGGTGAGCGGGCCGGCGGTCACCCTGGTGGACGCGGACACGGCCACCCCGTCGTTCACGGCGGATGTGCCCGACGACTCCATCCTGACGTTCCAGCTCGTGGTGCGCGATGGCCTGGAGACCAGCGCGGCACACCTGGTCCGGGCCTGGGTGCTCAACGTCAACCGCGCCCCCACGGCCGTGGTGACCGCGCCGGCGGAGGTGGCGGAGTTCTCCTCGGAGCCCGTGACGCTGGACGCCCGCGGCTCGAGCGACCCGGACGGGGCGGCCCTCACCTACAAGTGGACGCAGACGTCCGGCCCCACCGTCGCGCTCAAGGGGAGCTCCGGCGCCACGCCGAGCTTCAAGGTGCCCGAGGTGGCCGCCGATACGCAGCTCACCTTCACGCTGGTGGTGAACGACGGCAAGGCTCAGAGCAATAAGGCCACCGTGGCGGTGACGGTGCGCAACGTCGACCGGGCGCCCGTGGCGGAGGCGGGCTCGGAGCAGGTGGTGGACCCGCTGGCCACCGCGAGCCTCAGCGCGACGGCGGTGGACCCGGACGGGGATGCCCTCACCTGGACGTGGCGTCAGGTGGAGGGCCCCGCGGTGGAGCTGCAGGGCGCCGACACGGCCACCCCGTCGTTCACCGCCCCCGAGGTGCGCGCGGAGACGGTGCTGCGCTTCGAGGCCATCGCCAGCGCGAACGGGCTGTCCAGCGCCCCGATGACGGCGACGGTGACGGTGCGGCACGCCAACAAGGCGCCCCAGGCCCTTCCGCGGCTGGTGGGTGACGCTCGGCCGGGGGCCCAGGTGACGCTCGACGCGTCCGCGTCCAGCGCCCCGGATGGCGACGCCCTCACCTTCGGGTGGAAGCAGGTGGCGGGTCCGTCCGTCACCCTCTCCGCCTCCACGGGTGAGAAGGTGACGTTCCGCGCGCCCGAGGCGAAGCAGGCCGTGACGCTGCACTTCGAGCTCACCGCGACGGACGCCCGCGGCGGCGCCAGCACGGCGGTGCTCGGGGTGACGGTGCAGCCGGCCTCTAGCGGCTCCTCGGGTGGCTGCTCCAGCACGGGCGGCTCATCGCCGGGGCTGCTGCTCTCCCTGTTCGGGCTGCTCGCGGGAGCCGTTCGCACCCGCCGACGCGCGTAG